The proteins below are encoded in one region of Candidatus Hydrogenedentota bacterium:
- a CDS encoding DUF190 domain-containing protein gives MKLPPESCLLRIFIGESDKKDGMPLYEALVRDARARGLAGATVTRGFLGFGASSRIHTAKVLRLSEDLPVVVEIVDAEEKIQAFLPELDALIADGLVTMEKVRVIVYRHNGGTT, from the coding sequence ATGAAACTTCCCCCAGAGTCCTGCCTGTTGCGCATCTTCATCGGCGAGAGCGACAAGAAGGACGGGATGCCCCTCTATGAGGCTCTGGTGCGGGACGCCCGCGCCCGGGGGCTCGCCGGGGCGACGGTCACCCGGGGCTTCCTCGGCTTTGGGGCCAGCAGCCGCATCCACACCGCCAAGGTGCTGCGCCTGTCGGAGGACCTGCCCGTCGTGGTGGAGATCGTGGACGCCGAGGAGAAGATTCAGGCCTTCCTGCCCGAACTCGACGCCCTGATCGCCGACGGGCTCGTGACCATGGAAAAGGTCCGGGTCATCGTCTACCGCCACAATGGCGGGACCACGTAG
- a CDS encoding CrcB family protein, with translation MQKLMLLALAGALGTLARYGLGGLVQRLGGEGFPWGTLAVNLAGCLAAGLLWTLFENRWSVSGETRTVVLVGFMGAFTTFSTLILETGHMVRAAEWAHAGLNLTLHNGLGFAALFAGIFLGRMF, from the coding sequence ATGCAGAAACTGATGTTGCTGGCCCTGGCGGGGGCCCTGGGAACCCTGGCGCGGTATGGGTTGGGCGGTCTCGTCCAAAGGCTCGGGGGGGAAGGTTTTCCCTGGGGCACCCTGGCGGTCAATCTGGCGGGGTGTCTGGCCGCGGGCCTGCTCTGGACCCTCTTCGAGAACCGATGGTCCGTCTCCGGGGAGACGCGCACTGTGGTGCTGGTGGGGTTCATGGGGGCGTTCACCACCTTCTCCACCCTGATCTTGGAAACCGGGCACATGGTGCGGGCCGCGGAATGGGCCCACGCCGGACTCAACCTCACCCTGCACAACGGACTGGGCTTTGCGGCCCTGTTCGCGGGCATATTCCTCGGCCGGATGTTCTAA
- a CDS encoding phospholipid carrier-dependent glycosyltransferase, with protein sequence MTEALDTDSAPRAPRQAGGLERCFVRRPLLFVLVLAGLSTLLFQGSRGLYESTEGRYAECARQSAAAGALWAPVLNGKPHWTKPPVTYMATAAGMAVLGENAWGARIGLSAAFVLTVLIVFRLGTLVWDRRTGAWCALVYAASPFTAGASNALSTDTYLALWMAAAALFFWYSVRGKRLWSALALGAAVGAGFMTKGPVALLALIAVAATYVPLRRRGEAFPVWHLLAGALVFAALGLPWFIVKMVQHPELRDYWILHETIGRNLYGEFDRNPELYKPLTVYGPVLLFGALPWTALVLLRRRGIPWPAGQWLRVTRWPHAAEWLFIVSGILGPLAVFSLSTSRLALYLLPLFVPASLALGKGLDHLVENGALGRRAPLRLAVAVALAVVAAKGVAARVESPHDMRQLSAKLAPALAEFPEHDLLVLGEDELYGLQFYTGERMRALRVEEAQDAVKEGRNTGRAQLVLVKTRLLEKLAPHMDTRVYETRQVTDRWALIIFEAPEAKNGGT encoded by the coding sequence ATGACAGAAGCCCTGGACACCGATTCCGCGCCCCGCGCCCCGCGACAGGCGGGGGGACTGGAGCGGTGTTTTGTCCGGCGGCCCCTGCTGTTCGTGCTGGTGCTGGCGGGGCTGTCCACGCTCCTTTTTCAGGGCAGCCGGGGGCTCTACGAGTCCACCGAGGGCCGCTACGCAGAGTGTGCCCGCCAGAGCGCGGCGGCGGGGGCCCTCTGGGCGCCCGTGCTGAACGGAAAACCCCACTGGACCAAGCCGCCGGTCACCTACATGGCCACTGCGGCGGGCATGGCCGTGCTGGGCGAGAACGCCTGGGGGGCGCGCATCGGGCTGTCCGCAGCCTTCGTGCTCACCGTGCTGATCGTGTTCCGCCTGGGCACGCTGGTGTGGGACCGGCGGACGGGGGCGTGGTGCGCCCTGGTGTATGCGGCATCGCCCTTCACGGCGGGGGCCTCCAACGCGCTCTCCACCGACACCTATCTGGCGCTGTGGATGGCGGCGGCGGCCTTGTTCTTCTGGTATTCCGTGCGGGGAAAACGCCTGTGGAGCGCCCTGGCGCTGGGCGCGGCGGTCGGGGCGGGGTTCATGACCAAGGGCCCCGTGGCGCTGCTGGCGCTCATCGCCGTGGCCGCAACCTATGTTCCCCTGAGGCGGCGGGGGGAGGCATTCCCCGTCTGGCACCTGCTGGCGGGGGCCCTCGTGTTCGCCGCTTTGGGGCTCCCCTGGTTCATTGTGAAAATGGTCCAGCACCCGGAGCTGAGGGACTACTGGATTCTGCACGAGACCATCGGCCGGAACCTCTACGGCGAGTTTGACCGGAACCCCGAATTGTACAAGCCCCTGACGGTCTACGGGCCGGTGCTGCTGTTCGGCGCCCTGCCGTGGACCGCGCTGGTCCTGCTCCGCCGCCGGGGCATCCCCTGGCCCGCCGGGCAGTGGCTGCGGGTGACCCGCTGGCCCCATGCGGCGGAGTGGCTGTTCATCGTGTCCGGCATCCTCGGGCCTCTGGCGGTGTTTTCCCTGTCCACCTCCCGGCTGGCGCTGTACCTACTGCCGCTGTTTGTGCCCGCCTCCCTGGCGTTGGGGAAGGGGCTGGACCATCTGGTGGAGAACGGCGCCCTCGGGCGGCGCGCCCCGCTGCGGCTGGCCGTCGCGGTCGCGCTGGCAGTGGTGGCCGCCAAGGGGGTTGCGGCGCGGGTGGAGTCCCCGCACGACATGCGGCAGCTTTCCGCGAAGCTCGCCCCGGCCCTGGCGGAGTTCCCGGAGCACGACCTGCTCGTGCTGGGGGAGGACGAGCTGTACGGACTGCAGTTCTACACGGGAGAGCGGATGCGCGCTCTGCGGGTGGAGGAGGCGCAGGACGCGGTGAAGGAAGGCCGGAACACGGGGCGCGCGCAGCTTGTTCTCGTGAAGACGAGGCTGCTGGAGAAACTGGCGCCGCACATGGACACACGGGTGTATGAAACGCGGCAGGTGACCGACAGGTGGGCGCTGATCATTTTTGAGGCGCCCGAAGCGAAGAACGGCGGGACGTAA